The sequence below is a genomic window from Sylvia atricapilla isolate bSylAtr1 chromosome 26, bSylAtr1.pri, whole genome shotgun sequence.
TTGGGGTGTCCTGACCCCCCCCAAGCTGGAAGAGGACCTTGGAGCTGGGTGCTCAGCCCCCCTCCTTCACGTCAGCACCGGCTCTTTCTGTCCCAGGGTGTGTCAGATCCCACCTTTGCACACCCCGGGGGCTCATCCAGCCCCTCACTgcggggacagggctgtcctgccaccagcagcccccaCAGATGTCCCCAGGAGCTCGGGGACAAATCCCCCTCCTCTCCACTCCGAGCCTGCcgggctccagcagccacaaCTCCGGAATAAATGGGATCTGGCAGAGCAGCTTGTTTGTCTCCTTCCAGAGAGGGATTTGTACGTGGGCgctgctgggtgctgccccAGGGACCCCCACCCCGCTGACAGAGACCCCCAGTGCCCACCCACCCACCCCGAGGGGGCTTTCCTCACCCCTGGCCGTGAGCTTCCCCTCATCAAGGCACCCACCTCTAATTGCTGAGCTAATTAACGCCCTCACAGAGGGGCCGGTGGGAGGGGGTCCTGGGGGGGCTCTGGGGTATCAGGGAGAGCTGGCCAGGAGGGCAGCCCCCCGGCCCAATTAGCATTCTGTGCACGTGCCTTAATTAGCCACTTCAAATATTAATGCTGGGCACTGGGCtcagcccggggctgggggggggaCACGAGGGGGGGCCTCAGGCCGGGTCCTCCGAGATGTGACCCCCCAGTCCCCACTGTCACCTCCCCCGGCACCGGGGGGACCCCGAGAGGGACCCCGAGAGGGACCTTTGTTCTGGGGACAGACAATGCCACGAGGGGActcggggcagggctgggggctgccaccctgctgccccccgagccccgggcCAGAGCCCCCCGTGACCCCAGGACGAGCTGCCCGGGGGtgggggacagagctggggggCTCCTTGTCCCCCCAAAGCCCTGCACCCCTCTggccccagggacagccccgagcagcccctgggggggATCCCATCGTCTGGGGGTCCCGGTGCCCCCCCGTTCTCCCGCTGTCACACGGGGGGGACCCTCCCCGGTGTCACTTGGGGGTCCTGGTGCCCCCCGccatttgggggggggggggaagagcCGTCCCCTCCCGGGGCTCCCCCGCGGGGTCCCGCCGTGTCCCCCTCGTTGTCCCTGCCGGTGTCCCCTCGCTGCTCTGCCCCCCGGTGCCGGTGCCCCCGGCGAGGCGGGCGCGGGTTGAGGGGGGGGATCGGGGGCTCCGGTCCGCGCCGCGCGCGGCGGCGACACAAAGCGgctccggcggcggcggcggcggcggcggcggggggggTCCCGGCGGGTCCCGGAGCCGCTGGGTCCCGgcgctcccggtgccgctcccggtgccgctcccggtgccgctcccggtgccgctcccCGCCATGGCCAAGTGGCTCCGGGAGTACCTGGGCCGGGGGGCTCGGCGctccccgccgcgcccgccccaGCCCGATTACAGCGGCCCCGGGGgtccccccgccgccgcccccggggcTCCGCTCCGCGGCCCCGCGGCTTCTCCCCGCCACCGCCTGGTGCGGGTGGGGGGCGGCCCCCGCCGCCTGCAGCAGGTACGGCCGGGGGCACCGGGGGGCACCGGGGGGCACCGGGGGGTACCGGGGGGGCACCGGGGGGCAACGGGGGGTACCGGAGGGGTACCGGGAGGTACCGGAGGGGGTTCCGGAGGGGTACCGGGACACCGGGCAGCATCCCCGGCCGAGCGGGGAGGGCGGCGGAGAGAGCGGCGGGTGCAGTGGGGCAGCGGGTggggggctggggaagggagcGGGGGGCACCGAGGGCACCGGCAGCGGGAGGAGCCGCGGGGGTGTGAGTGGGGCAGCGGAGAGAACGGGGAGCGGCGAACGGGGGGGTTCCGGGCACCGGAGGGGATGGGGGGAGACGAGGAACGGGGGTGGGGAGCGAGAGCGGCCGGGGATAAGGAGCGGGAGAGCGGGAACGGGGAGAGCCCAGGGCCGGGGGGCACCCAGCGAGGATTTGGGGTCACCGGGAGAGGGAACCGGGGGGCGGCTGGGGACGGTGGAGTCACTGGGAGcgggggaaggggagaggggctgggggacaaAGGGACCGGGTgggcggcagcggggccggggccggggacACCCGTGTCGGGGCCGTGGGAGCCCCAAGGGTCCGGTGAGGGCACCGAGGgcccggggggctgcagggggggTCCCGTCCCACCCGGAGCCCCCCAACCCCGAGCAGGGCCCAGGGGAGAGCGAGTACTCGGAGCCCTTCGAGGGGGAGCAGGAGCCGGCGCCCGAGGGCGGCTGCGACGAGGAGGCCACAGGTGGGTGACACCCCGGGGACCCCCGGCACCCCGGCGGGGGTCCCGGGCGCCTCCCACCGCCCCGTCCGCCGTCCCCAGGGTGCCCGCGGCAGGGCGAGGGCCGGCGGCTGCGGCAGCGCCGGGGTCCCCAACTCTACGACACCCCGTCTGAGGAGTGGGACACggccggggacagccccgggggGCCCCCGGCCCGCGACAGCCGCCTGCCCCGCGACGACGAGCGCCCGGCCGACGAGTACGACCAGCCCTGGGAGTGGAAGAAGGATCACATCTCACGGGCGTTCGCAGGTGACACCGTCCCCGGGTGCCACCTCGGGGACCCACGGCTCCCATGGGTGCCAATCCTGGCTCTCGGCATCCTCCGGTGCCCGTGGGGATCACCCCAGCCCTACATCCCGCAGCTTCCGTGGGGAcctcagcagcccccagcaccctggggtccccccatgtcccccagtGCCCtcacccctgggacccccaaCATCGTGTGACCCCCACGGGCCGCAGCAATGGGGCAGcgcggcagggcagggcagggcagagccaccTCTGGGACGTTCCTTTGTGGCCCTGAGAGGAGCcccgggcggcgggcggggtGGGTGACAGTCCCTTTGTCCCCGCAGTGCAGTTTGAGAGCCCCGAGCGCTCGCCCAGCGTGTCCCGGCAGCTGCCGCGCTCGCCCCGGGCCCCCAGGCCGGgctgtccccccagccccaggcacgTGGACACCTCGCTGCCCCTGGAGAAGCAGGCGTGAGTCTGGGGGCGTCCCTTGGGGGCACAGCGGGGCACAGGGACAAAGCTCTGTAGAGAAGGGACCCCACGGGTGGGTGTGTGTGGGGTCAGGggtgtgtccccaggggtggGTCCGCAGGGGGTGCAGAGGGCCCAATGCCATAGGTCAATCCCCACGGGCCTGGGTGCCCCATGGCATGTTTGGGTGCCCCATGGGATGTTTGCGTGCTCCGTAGGGTCTTTGGGTGCCCCATAGGGTGTTTGGGTGCTCCATGACATGGCTGAGTGCCCCATGGCATGGCGGGGTGACGTATGGGCTATTTGGGTGCCCCATGGCATGGGTGGGTGTCCCACGGTGTGGTTGGATGCCCCATAGGATATTTGGGTGACCCATGGCAGGGTTGCCCCTCTGTCCCCCTTGGTTGCCACCCCCCTGCCTGCCCCCATGACGTGCGAGGCGCCCCACGGCACAGGAGGTCGCTGTGGGGTGTGGCCGGGTCCCTGGCCCGCAGGGGACACCCCGTGGCACAGGGGGTGACccggctgtgcccagctggtACCACGGCGCCATCGGGCGGGCGGGCGCCGAGACGCTGCTGGCGCTGTGCCGCGAGGGCAGTTTCCTGGTGCGCGACTGCGAGACCAGCCCCGACGACTACTCACTGTCCCTCCGGTGAgcctggggacacgggcacggCCCGGGCTCTGCCCGCAGCCCTGGGACCCTGGGGGTGGTTTGGGTGTCATCATCTGTGGGGATGTGCTGGTGTGTCCCCCAGTGTGGGGACAGGATGGAGGTGACCGTGATGCCTCGCCTGGGGAAGTGTCACCCACTGCCTCATCCCCTGTCCTCGTCCCCACTCCTGTCCACATCTGTGCCCCAATCTTCATCCCAGTCctcatccccattcccatcccaggTGTCCCCCACCCCTGCGcccatccctgtccttgtcccagcctgaaccctgctcctcatccctgtccccatcctcatccctgtccccattcctaTCCTTGTCCACCTCTCAGTCCCAGCCTGAACCCTgttcctcatccctgctcctaTCCTTATCCCAGTCCAGATCCTCacctcatccccatcccatcccgttGTCCCCATCCCGTTACCCCCATCCCGTTACCCCCATCCCGTTACCCCCATCCCGTTACCCCCATCCCGTTGTCCCCATCCCGTTGTCCCCATCCCAATATCCCCATCCCGTTATCCCAATCCCGTTGTCCCCATCCCGTTGTCCCCATCCCGTTATCCCATGCCCTGCCCGCTCCCGGGCCTCATTTCCCGCCGGTCCCGGTCCcgcaggagcagccagggcttcGTTCACGTGAAGCTGACGCGGACCCGGGAGCAGCACTTCACCCTGGGCCGGGCCGGAGCCGCGTTCCCGTCGGTACCGGCGGCCGTGGGACATTACACGGCGCGGGCGCTGCCGGTGCGCGGGGCCCgtcacctgtccctgctctACCCCGTGGCCGTGCAGCCCCTGTGAGCCCGCGACCCCCGGCCGCAGCCCCCCGCCCCATTAAAGCCGCCGTGTCACATCGCGGTGCCCACGCTGTGCTGCCTCCGCCCGCCGGGGGTTTGGGCCCGGCATTTGGGGAGGAGGGTTTCTGGGCAGAGGTGGGGATGTGGATGGGGAGGTTccccaggggtggggacagagatggggaacggagatggggacaggaatgggTGCCTCTGGTACCTCTTGGTGCCCAACGCTGTGGTGcccctggggaaggcaggacaAGGTGGTGGCACTGCCACCTCTGTCCCACCCTGGTCTCATCACCGTCCAGGATCCCCAGATGGAGTCCAGATGAGTCCACAGAGTCATCAggcgctgtccccgctgtccccacagtCAGCATTGTCCCCCAGTCACCTCCAAGGAGGGGGATGAGGACCCCGAGCCCCCACATCCCCAGCCACCCCCTCTGAGTGGCTGTGTCCCCAAGGGGTCCCGgtccccaccctgtccctgtccccaaagcACCATGTCCCCGTCACCTGGGCCAGCTCACTGTGACACTGTGATacaggggaggtgacagagggGGACTGGAGAGGGGGCAGAGATGGGGATGTGGTTGGGGATTTGAGCAAGGATGGGACAgatggggacggggacagggatggggacagtgatgcgatgggggacagggatggggacagtgatgcgatgggggacagggatggggacagggatgcagGGCACCATCCGGAGCGAGGTcaggtgacagcagctcctcacgctcccctgcagcctggggaggagctCGGTGGGGATTTCCTCTGATCCCCCTGGAGCGGGgggtcccctcctgccccccgAGCGGGCTGCGGGCCCAGCGTGGCTCCCGGAGGAGTGTGGGGTGTCCTGAACCGGGACCCGTGCCGCAGTGTCCCCACCGGGGTGACAATGTCCCCCATCCCTGGCCCGGCGCTCCCCAAGCCCGGGGGTCGCGGCGCCCCCTCCCCTGGACTACAACTCCCGGCAtgccgcggggcggggccggggcggggccggggcggggccggggcggggccggggcggggccggggcggggccggggcggggccggggcggggccggggcggggccggggcgccgCTCCCCCTTTGTTGgtggcggcggggccgagcgcggcggggccggcccggaATGGGCGACCAGGTACGGCCCCGAGCTCCCCGAGCTCCCCGGGAACCGGCGGGCGGCACCGGGaaccgggcaccgggcaccgggccGAGGGAGAGCCGAGGGAGAGCGGAGGGAGCCGTGAGGGCGGGGAGATGGAGGATGGAGTGAGGAGggtggagagagagggagggagggatggagggagaggggatggacgggtggagggaggagggatggaggagggatggaggaagaaGGGCCGGAAGGATGGAGGGAGTGGGGATGGATGGGAGAGGGACCgaagcaggagggatggaggaaatgGGGATGGAcgggctgggagggagggatggaggagggatggaggaagaggggatggagaaggaggaacggagggatggagaaggaggGATGCGGAGCGCAGGTGTGGAGGATGGAGAGCTGAGGGGCTCGGGATGGCCCcggggggaaggaggggagcgGGGGGCTCAGGACTGGCACACCCACACCCAAACTCACACTCACATTGCCAAGTCATCGGCCCAGCCGTGCCGGGCACTCCGGCTGCGTCCCTGTGGTGCATGGCACAGCACGGCACGGCCTGGTACAGCCTGGCACGGCCAGCACGGCCtggcacggcccggcacggcctggcactgcccagcacGGCCtggcacggcccggcacggcctGGTACAGCCTGGCACGGCCTGGCACGGCCAGCACGGCCCAGCACGGCCT
It includes:
- the SHD gene encoding SH2 domain-containing adapter protein D, which produces MAKWLREYLGRGARRSPPRPPQPDYSGPGGPPAAAPGAPLRGPAASPRHRLVRVGGGPRRLQQGPGESEYSEPFEGEQEPAPEGGCDEEATGCPRQGEGRRLRQRRGPQLYDTPSEEWDTAGDSPGGPPARDSRLPRDDERPADEYDQPWEWKKDHISRAFAVQFESPERSPSVSRQLPRSPRAPRPGCPPSPRHVDTSLPLEKQAWYHGAIGRAGAETLLALCREGSFLVRDCETSPDDYSLSLRSSQGFVHVKLTRTREQHFTLGRAGAAFPSVPAAVGHYTARALPVRGARHLSLLYPVAVQPL